The DNA segment GTGACAGCATCGGCGCATGGTGATCCGCTCCGCCCCGCGCCGTGCTGCCGCCGTCCTCGGCGCGCTGCTCGCCGGGCTGCTCCTCGTGCTGGCCGGGTGTGCCACAGGCGGTGGCGCGGGCGGGAGTTCGTCCGCCGCGCCGCGGTCCGGTGCCACGGCCGTCGCCGGTGCCCCGAGCCGCTCCGGCGTGCCGGACTGGGCGCGCGGCATGCCGGCCGTCCCGGCCGGCGCGCTGCCCCCGCAGGCGCGGCACACCCTCCGGCTGATCGACGCCGGCGGTCCCTTCCCGTACCCGCAGGACGGGACCGTCTTCGCCAACCGTGAGCGGCTGCTGCCCCGTCAGCCGCGTGGTCACTACCACGAGTACACGGTGCCCACGCCCGGTTCGCCGGACCGCGGGGCCCGCCGGCTCGTCACCGGCCGGAGCCATGAGACGTACTACACCGACGACCACTACCGGACCTTCAAGGCGGTGCTCCGATGACGGGTTCAGTGCCCCGGCCGCTCGCGGCGGTGCTCGACGGCAGTACGCCCGCGGGGGTGCTGCCCTGGCCCGCGGAACGCTCGGTGGCCCAGGCGCTGGCCGCCGCGCGGGACGCCGGCTGGACCGGCGCGTCCCTGGATCTGGAGGGGGTCGCGGACAAGGCCGCCTTCATGGACCGGTGCGCCCGCGCCCTGCGGCTGCCGGACTGGTTCGGCCGCAACTGGGACGCGCTCGCCGACTGCCTGACCGATCTGTCCTGGTGCCCGGCCGGCCGCGGCCGGCTGCTCGTGGTGACGGGCTGGCAGGGCTACGCGGCCGCGGCGCCGGACGAGTGGAGCGTCGTCGAGGGCGTACTGGCCGACGCGGTGGGCTACTGGCGCGACACGGACACCGGCCTGGCCGTGATCATGGCCAGGGGGCGGGACCGGCAGGGCGTCTAGGGCCCGACCCGGCGGCGGTGCACCGGGCCTGACCGGCGGCGATGCGGCGCGGCCCCGTCGGGGCGGCCCGAGACCCCCGTCCCGGGACGGCCCGCCCCGCCGCCGAGGCAGGTTTGGCGGATCGCACACACGGCCGGGGGGATGGCTCGGATTATCACATGAGCCCTGGTCAGGGCCCGTATCCTGGCCGTATGCGATTCCTCAATCCGAAGAACGGCGCGCTCGAAGAGAGTTCTTCGGTGCCCTACGACCTGACCTACGACGATGTGTTCATGGTCCCCGGCCGTTCCGCCGTGGGCTCCCGCCAGGGAGTGGACCTCTCCTCCCACGACGGGACCGGTACCACCATCCCGCTCGTGGTCGCCAACATGACGGCGATCGCCGGCCGCCGGATGGCCGAGACCGTCGCCCGTCGTGGTGGCCTGGTCGTCATTCCGCAGGACATCCCGCTCGACGTCGTCACCGACGTCGTCACCTGGATCAAGCGCCGCCACCTGGTCCTGGACACCCCGATCGTGCTGTCCCCGGTCGCGACCGTCGCCGACGCCCTGGCCCTGCTGCCCAAGCGGGCGCACGGCGCGGGCATCGTCGTCGAGGGCGGCCGCCCGGTCGGCGTGGTCACCGAGCACGACCTGGCCGGTGTGGACCGCTTCACCCAGGTGGCCGAGGTCATGTCCAGGGACCTGCTGGTCCTGGACGCGGACATCGACCCGCGCGAAGCCTTCAACCGCCTCGACGCCGCCAACCGCAAGCTCGCGCCCGCGGTCGACGCGGACGGCATGCTGGTCGGCATCCTCACCCGCAAGGGCGCGCTCCGCGCCACCCTGTACACCCCCGCCACGGACGCCGACGGCAAGCTGCGGATCGCGGCCGCCGTCGGTATCAACGGCGATGTGGCCGGGCGGGCCAAGGCGCTGCTGGAGGCCGGCGTGGACACGCTCGTCGTGGACACCGCGCACGGCCACCAGGAGTCGATGATCAACGCGATCAGGGCGGTCCGCGGGCTGGACCCGCAGGTCCCGATCGTGGCCGGCAACGTCGTCGCCGCCGAGGGTGTCCGGGACCTGATCGAGGCCGGCGCGGACATCATCAAGGTCGGCGTCGGACCGGGCGCGATGTGCACCACCCGGATGATGACCGGCGTGGGCCGGCCGCAGTTCTCCGCGGTCCTGGAGTGCGCCGCCGAGGCGAAGAAGTTCGGCAAGCACGTCTGGGCCGACGGCGGGGTGCGCCACCCCCGCGACGTCGCGATGGCGCTGGCCGCCGGCGCCTCCAACGTCATGATCGGCTCCTGGTTCGCCGGCACCCTGGAGTCGCCCGGTGACCTCCAGCACACCGCCGACGGCCGGCCGTACAAGGAGAGCTTCGGCATGGCCTCCGCGCGTGCGGTGCGCAACCGGACGAGCGACGAGTCGGCCTACGACCGGGCCCGCAAGGGTCTCTTCGAGGAGGGCATCTCCACCTCGCGGATGTTCGTCGACCAGGCGCGGCCGGGCGTCGAGGACCTGATCGACACGATCATCGCGGGTGTCCGCAGCTCCTGCACCTACGCGGGCGCCGGCTCCCTGGCGGAGTTCGCCGACAAGGCCGTGGTCGGGGTGCAGAGCGCCGCCGGCTACGCCGAGGGCAAGCCGCTGCACGACAGCTGGAACTGACCCGCCACGGGGCGTGACGCCCCGCCCGGGACCGCAGCTCACCGGCCCCGCACCCCCTCGGGTGCGGGGCCGGCCGCGTTTCCGGAACCCGGGCCCCCGGTCCGTCCCACGCCGTCGGAACACGTACGATCGGACCTTGGCGCGCAACGAACGGCCGCCCACCGCGCCGGTGCGCAATGATCCTTCGCTGTTGCGCAAGGAAGCTGCATTACGGCAGGTCAGCGGCGGGCCGTAAGGTCAAGCGCTGTACGTGGAGTGACGGAGTCCGTCTGCTCGGCGGTCTCCTGCTGCGGGGTGCTCCGGCATGCCCGTGTTCCGACCGCTGCCGGTCGCCGTCCTCCGTACGCCATCCGATCGGCAGCGATGAAGGAGCCACCCCAGTGTTGGAGTACGGCGCATCCCCACCCGCAGGGGACAGCGACCCCCGACCGCCCTCCCCCGGAGGGCTCGGCACCCGGTTGATGCGGCGCAAGCCCGTCGAGCGGCTGGTCGCCGAGGGCGGCAAGGGCGAGGGGGGCACGCTCCGCCGCTCGATGGGACTGTGGCAGCTGACCATGATCAGCATCGGTGCCACGCTCGGCACCGGCATCTTCGTGGTCCTCGGTGAGGCCGTGCCGGACGCCGGTCCCGCGGTCATCATCTCCTTCGTCATCGCGGGCGTCACCGCCCTGTTCTCCGCGCTGTCCTACGCGGAGCTGGCCGGCACCATCCCGGTCTCCGGATCGTCGTACTCCTACGCGTACGCCACCCTCGGCGAGCT comes from the Streptomyces angustmyceticus genome and includes:
- a CDS encoding ribonuclease domain-containing protein codes for the protein MVIRSAPRRAAAVLGALLAGLLLVLAGCATGGGAGGSSSAAPRSGATAVAGAPSRSGVPDWARGMPAVPAGALPPQARHTLRLIDAGGPFPYPQDGTVFANRERLLPRQPRGHYHEYTVPTPGSPDRGARRLVTGRSHETYYTDDHYRTFKAVLR
- a CDS encoding barstar family protein; the protein is MTGSVPRPLAAVLDGSTPAGVLPWPAERSVAQALAAARDAGWTGASLDLEGVADKAAFMDRCARALRLPDWFGRNWDALADCLTDLSWCPAGRGRLLVVTGWQGYAAAAPDEWSVVEGVLADAVGYWRDTDTGLAVIMARGRDRQGV
- a CDS encoding GuaB1 family IMP dehydrogenase-related protein translates to MRFLNPKNGALEESSSVPYDLTYDDVFMVPGRSAVGSRQGVDLSSHDGTGTTIPLVVANMTAIAGRRMAETVARRGGLVVIPQDIPLDVVTDVVTWIKRRHLVLDTPIVLSPVATVADALALLPKRAHGAGIVVEGGRPVGVVTEHDLAGVDRFTQVAEVMSRDLLVLDADIDPREAFNRLDAANRKLAPAVDADGMLVGILTRKGALRATLYTPATDADGKLRIAAAVGINGDVAGRAKALLEAGVDTLVVDTAHGHQESMINAIRAVRGLDPQVPIVAGNVVAAEGVRDLIEAGADIIKVGVGPGAMCTTRMMTGVGRPQFSAVLECAAEAKKFGKHVWADGGVRHPRDVAMALAAGASNVMIGSWFAGTLESPGDLQHTADGRPYKESFGMASARAVRNRTSDESAYDRARKGLFEEGISTSRMFVDQARPGVEDLIDTIIAGVRSSCTYAGAGSLAEFADKAVVGVQSAAGYAEGKPLHDSWN